Sequence from the Qipengyuania gaetbuli genome:
AAGGCGTGACGAACAGCAATGGCGGGGGCGCCAGCAGTGGCCGTTCACTGGTCGCTCTGGTCACCTCGGAAGGATTCGCACGCGGCTATTCGGGTAGCGGCTTCTCGCTCTCTGCCAATGTCATCGCGGGCGAAGGCAGCACGATGCAGACCGATTACGCCACTCGCAGCGCGCGGCATCTCGCCGACCTGCCGTCAGCCGCCGAAATCGGGCGCGAGGCGGGCGAGCGGGCGGTGGCTAAGGTCGGTCCCGGATCGCTGCCCAGCGGGCCAATGCCGGTGGTCTTCGATCCGCGTATCGGTGCAGGCCTGCTCGGCCACCTCGCCGGTGCGATGAGCGGACCGGCCATTGCGCGCAAATCCAGCTTTCTGCTCGGGCGCGAGGACGAGGCCCTGTTCGACAGCGCGATCCGTATCGTCGAAGATCCGCTTCGCGCGCGCGGCCTGCGCTCGCGCCCCTTCGACGGCGAAGGGGTGGCCTGCACGCCGCGCAATCTGGTCGAGGGCGGACGCATTACCGGCTGGCTGACCAATGTCGCCTCGGCCCGGCAACTGGGTCTTGGCCTGACGGGTCATGCAGCCCGGTCGAGCGGCGGGGCACCCGGTGTCAGCCTTGCCAACGGGCATCTTGAAGCGGGCACCGTCACGCCAGCCGAACTCATGGCCGGTATTGCGGACGGGCTTTATGTCACCGGACTGTTCGGGCAGGGTGTGAACATGGTGACGGGCGATTACAGTCGCGGCGCGACGGGCTTCCGCATTCGCAATGGCGAGATTGCCGGGCCGGTTGCGGAAATTACCATCGCCGGCAATCTGCTCGACATGTTCCGTGCTATGATCCCGGCAAACGATCTCGAAATGGACCGCGCGATCAACGTGCCCACCATCCGGATCGACGGCATGACGGTGGCCGGCGAATGAGGGCGCTCCTCGCCTCGCTCGCGCTGCTTGCGGCGACGCCAGCGGGTGCGATCTTGCCCGAGCTCTCGCAGGAAGGCAGCGAGGCCGCCGCCCCTGTCGAGGCCCCCGTCCAGCAGATCGACGACACCATCGACGAGGGCGCGGACGACAGAATTGCAGAGCGGATCCGCGGCATCTTTGCCGAACTCCCGGCCTTTTCGGAGGTCGAGGTGTCGGTCCGCCAGGGCGTCGTCTCGCTCGGCGGCACGGTACCGCGACAGGAAGACATCGCCCGCGCCGAAGCGATCGCCGGGCGCGTCTCGGGCGTGGTGACGGTCGAGAACGACTTGCAGCGCGACCTGTCCATTTCCTCGCAGGGCGAAGGGCTGTCGAGCCTTGCCGACCGCTGGTCCGGCTTCGTCGCGATGCTGCCGCTGATTGCGCTGGCGCTTGCCGTGTGGGGCGTGATCGCGCTGGTCGGCTACATCATCGCCGGGCTGGGGGTGCTGTGGCACAAGCTCGCGCCCAACAACTTCCTTGCCGAACTCATCGCCAGTGCCATCCGTTTCGTCTTCATCGTGGGCGGCCTCGTGGTGGCGCTCGACATGGTCGGGGCGGGCGCACTGCTCGGCGCGGTGCTGGGCGGGGCCGGCGTTATCGGCCTCGCGCTCGGCTTTGCGCTGCGCGATACGATCGAGAACTACGTCGCCTCGCTGATGCTGTCCTTGCGCCAGCCCTTCCGCGCCAACGACTGGGTGCAGATCGACCAGCTGGAAGGCCGCGTCATCCGCCTGACCAGCCGCGCGACAATCCTCATGACGCTCGACGGCAATCACTTGCGCATCCCCAACAGCCAGGTGTTCAAGGCGGTCATCACCAATTTCACCCGCAATCCGAACCGGCGCTTCGAATTCGATCTCGGCGTGGATGCGGACGACGATGCGCGCGCGGCGCGGCAGCTGGGCCGCGATACGCTGGCGGCGCTCGACTTCGTGCTCGACGACCCGCCTGCCGAAGCGCGGATTGTCGAAGTGGGCGATTCGAACGTGGTGATCCGCTTCCTCGGCTGGATCGACCAGACCAAGACCGATTGGTGGAAGGCGCAAAGCCAGGCGATCCCGGCGGTGAAGGATGCTCTGGAAGAGGCCGGCTTCGGACTGCCGGAGCCGATCTACCGCCTGCGGTTCGACCCGCGTTCGGCCACTCTGCCGTTCGAGAACCGTGCGGAAGGCACGAGCGAGAAGGAACAGCAGGCGGCGAAGAAAGTGCGGCAGGTAAGTGCCGCGCCGCCCGAAGAGGACGTGCGGCCGGTCGACGAGATCGTCGAGATGGTCGAGCAGGAACGTCGTCAGGCGGGCGGCGAGCAGGACAAGGACCTGCTCGACCGCTCACGCCCGGTGGAATGAGTTACTCGCCCGCTTCGTAACGCTCGATCGCTTCGATCACGATCTTGCGCGCTTCGGCTGCATCGCCCCAAGCGCCGACGCGGACCCACTTTTCGGCTTCCAGATCCTTGTAGTGCGTGAAGAAGTGCTCGATCTGCTGGAAGATGATGGACGGGAGGTCCTTCGTCTCGCCGACGTCCGAGTAATAGGGGAAAGTCGTGTCGACCGGCACGCAGATCAGCTTTTCATCGCCGCCATGCTCGTCTTCGAGGTTGAGCACGCCGATCGGGCGGGCACGAACGACGCAGCCCGGGATGAAGGGCGAGCGCGAGATGACCAGCGCGTCCAGCGGGTCGCCATCGGGCGACAGCGTGTGGGGCACGAAGCCGTAGTTCGCCGGGTAGCGCATCGGCGTGTGCAGGATGCGGTCGACGAACAGCGCGCCGCTTTCCTTGTCGAATTCGTACTTCACCGGTTCGCCGCCGGTGGGCACTTCGATGATGACGTTGAGGCTCTCGGGCGGATTGTCGCCAACGGGGATCTTGTCGATGCGCATGCGCTACTCTTCTAACTAAGTTTAGGTTCGCCCCTCTCCCCAGAAAGACTTCGCGGCGCGCCCTAGCGCCTTGCGAAGGATTGCGGAAGGGGGACGATAGTCCTAATCGCGGCGCCCATGTCGAAAACACCACAGGCCATTCGCGGCACGCAGGATATCTTCGGTCCCGATGCGGAAGCATTCGCTTTCGTCGTCGAAACCTTCGAGCGCGTGCGCAAGCTCTATCGCTTCCGCCGGGTCGAAATGCCCGTGTTCGAGAAGACCGAGGTGTTCAGCCGCGCCATCGGCGAAACGACCGATGTCGTCTCGAAGGAGATGTATTCCTTCGATGATCGCGGCGGGGAATCGCTCACCCTGCGCCCCGAATTCACCGCCGGCATCGCGCGCGCCTATCTGTCGAATGGCTGGCAGCAGCATGCGCCGCTCAAAGTTGCCACGCATGGCCCGCTCTTCCGTTACGAGCGCCCGCAGAAGGGCCGTTATCGCCAGTTCCACCAGATCGATGCCGAGATTCTCGGCGCCGCCGAGCCGCAGGCCGATGTCGAACTGCTCGCCATGGCCGACCAAATCATCCGCGAACTGGGGATCGAGGGCGTGACGCTCCACCTCAACACGCTGGGCGACGGCGACAGCCGCGAAGCCTGGCGCGGCGCGCTGGTCGAGCATTTCCGCGCTGTGAAGGGCGAGCTGAGCGAAGATTCGCAGGAGCGGCTCGAAAAGAACCCGCTGCGCATCCTCGACAGCAAGGACCCGCGCGACAGGCGTTTCGTGGCTGATGCGCCGAAGATCGACGCTTACCTGTCGGAAGACGCTCGCGCTTTCTTTGATGCTGTCACTGCGGGCCTCGATGCGGCGGGTGTGAAGTGGACGCGCGCGGAAAGCCTCGTGCGCGGCCTCGATTATTATCGCCACACCGCCTTCGAGTTCATTCCCGACGAAGGCAGCGAGGCCGCAGGCAAGCTCGGCAGCCAGAGCACCATCCTTGGCGGCGGACGCTATGACGGGCTGATGGAAAGCCTCGGCGGATCGCCCACGCCCGCCGTCGGCTGGGCGGCCGGGATCGAGCGCCTCGCGATGCTGGTCGGCGACAAGGGTGAGCCCAATGCCGACGTCATCGTGGTGGTCGAAAACGATGATCTCATCCAGCGCGCGATCGCGGCCATCGGCAAGATCAGGGCCGGCGGCCACTCGGCCGAACTCATGGCGAGCGGAAGTCCGCGCAAGCGTTTCGACAAGGCCGTGAAGGCGGGGGCCGACAAGATCGTCGCCTTCGATCTTCGCGACGGCGTGGAACACGTGCGCATCAAGGCGGACGACCATGCGCGCAGTGCCATCGAGAAGCTGCTTGACTGACCATGCAGGTTCCTGCCGAACGCCTTGACCAGATTGCCAACCGCTTCGCCGAACTCGAAGCGCGCATGGCCTCGGGCCAGCTGGAAGGCGATGCCTTCGTCCAGGCGAGCCGCGACTATGCCGAGCTCGAACCGGTGGCGAAGATCGCTGCCGAGGTGAAGGCCGCTCGCGAGGAGATCGATAGCCTCGAGGAGATGCTGACCGATCCCGAGATGAAGGCGATGGCCGAGGAAGAGCTAGCGGCATTGCGCAAGCGCCTGCCCGAGGCGGAACGCCAGCTGGCCATCGCCATGCTGCCGCGCGACAATGCCGACAACAAGCCGGCCATGCTGGAAATCCGCGCGGGGACCGGCGGCGACGAGGCGGCGCTGTTCGCCGGCGATCTCTATCGCATGTACGAACGTTATGCCGCCGAACAGGGCTGGAAGGTCGAGCCGGTCAGCATGAGCGCGTCCGAAGTCGGCGGTTTCAAGGAAATCGTCGCCAACGTCACCGGCACGGGCGTGTTTGCCAAGCTCAAGTTCGAAAGCGGCGTGCACCGCGTCCAGCGCGTGCCCGAGACGGAAAGCGGAGGGCGCATCCATACCTCCGCAGCGACGGTCGCCGTGTTGCCCGAACCAGACGAGGTCGACGTACAGATCGATCCGGGCGACCTCAAGATCGACGTCTACCGTGCCAGCGGTGCGGGCGGCCAGCACGTCAACACCACCGACAGCGCGGTACGCATCACGCACCTGCCGACCAATACGGTCGTCACCTGCCAGGATGGCCGCAGCCAGCACAAGAACCGCGAGAAGGCGATGCAGGTGCTGCGCACCCGCCTCTACGATGCCCAGCGCGAGGCGACGCAGGGCGCGGAGGCCGAGGCGCGCAAGGCGATGGTCGGCAGCGGCGACCGCTCGGAACGCATCCGCACCTATAATTACCCGCAAGGGCGCGTGACCGACCACCGCATCGGCCTGACCTTGCAGAAGCTGCCGCAGATCATCGCCGGGCCGGGCCTTGGCGAACTGGTCGACGCGCTGATCGCCGAGGACGAGGCCAAGCGGCTCGCCGCGATGAATGACTGAGACGGTCGCGGATGCGATCCGCACTGCTGCGGAACGGCTTGCCGCCACCAGCGATACCGCGCGTCTCGATGCCGAATTGCTGATGGCGCACGCGCTGGGTTTGCCGCGCTCGCGGATGCTGATCACCATGATGCGCGAAGCACCTGCGCCTGCTTTTGCCGGGCTAGTCGAACGCCGTGCCGCGCGCGAGCCGGTCGCACACATAACTGGCGAGCAGGAATTCTTCGGCCTGCCGCTGCGCGTGACTTCGGAAACGCTGGTGCCGCGCGGGGATAGCGAGGTGCTGGTCGAGGCGGCGCTCGAGTTAAAACCAGATGCCGCGCGCGTGCTCGACTTGGGCACGGGGACTGGCGCGCTGCTGCTCGCCATCCTGTCCCACTGCAAAGCGCAAGGGGTGGCGACCGACCGTTCTTCCGGCGCCCTTGCCGTGGCGCGCGACAATGCGGAGCGGCTGGGGCTTTCCGCGCGCACCCGCTTCGTGGAGCGCGACTGGACGCAGGCGGGCTGGACCGACGGGCTCGGCCAGTTCGACCTCGTGCTGTGCAACCCGCCTTATGTGGAAGACGATGCCGCGCTCGAACCCGATGTGCGCGATTACGAGCCGGCCTCCGCTCTTTTCGCCGGCCCGGAAGGACTTGACGACTATCGCGTGATCATCCCGCAGCTTGGCAAGCTTTTAAATCCGGGCGGGGTGACAGTACTCGAAATCGGCTCGAGTCAAGCAGATGCGGTCGCGGCATTGGCACGCGACTCGGGCTTCGATGTGACCCTGCGCCACGACCTTGCCGGACGCCCCCGGGCACTGATTCTCAGATAAGACTTGGCAAAGGCGATTCGACGCTTTACCTCTGGCCACAGGCCAGTGGTGTGCGAAGGACTTCGTCCCACCGGTTCCAGCTCCGACATTGCAGTTTTGGTGCGAGGCGAAAGCCCCGCATACCATGCACGAACAGGGGCACGCAGGTCGCCATAGGTCGCGTCCTGCGCAAGGGGATACGCGGCTGTATGCGGATCACAGGATCTGCGCCGCGCCAGTGATGAGGACGAATATCCTTGAACAACAATCGCAATAACCGTCGTCGCGGTCGCGGCAACCGGAATCAGGGCGGGGCAAATTCCGCCAACCGGATCGACAGCCGTGCCAGGGGCAATGCACCCCAGCTGCTCGACAAGTACAAGAAGCTTGCCCAGGACGCCCAGCACAATGGCGACCGCGTGCAGGCCGAATACTACCTGCAGTTCGCCGACCACTACTTCCGCGTGATCGCCGACAACAAGGCGCGCCAGGAAGAGTCCAAGGGCAAGCGCGACGACCGCTCCTCCGATGACGAGGATGATGGCGAAGACGAGGGCGACGACCGCCGCGGCAACCGCCGCCAGCGTTCGCGCCGCGACGACGACCAGCAGGGCGGCCGCGGGCGCAAGCAGCGCGACGGCAATGACGACGGCCGCGATGACCGGGACAATGACATCGAGGCCGATGAAAAGCCCAAGAAGCGCCGCGGCCCCAAGAAAGCGCCGCGCGCCGTCGAGGGTGAACCGGGCGTCGAAGGCGAAATCGACGTGGCGGTGCTGCCGCCGGCCTTCGGCTCCAACGATGACGACAGCGACGAGAGCCCGGCTCCGCGCCGCCGTCGCCGCAAGAGCGAAGACGCCGAAAGCGCCGTCGGCTGATCGCTCCGCGACCGGCTGACGCTTTCGCTTGCCATCGCCGCGCTTGTTCGTAACAGGCGCGGCGATGGACAGTCTTACCGGCTTGCTCACCCGCTACCCGTTCCGCAGCGCCTTCGTGCTCGGGCTGGTGGCCGCTCTCGGCTTTCCGCCGCTGCATTTCTGGCCGCTGGCACTGGCCGGCATGGCGTTCTTCGTGAAACTGCTGAGCGAGCGGGGCACGGCGCGTGGAGCCTTCCTCGCGGGCTGGCTGTTCGGCCTTGCGCATTTCACGCTCACCAACAACTGGATCGCGACTGCCTTCACCTTCCAGGCCGAAATGCCTGCCTGGCTGGGCTGGCTCGCCGTGCCGCTCCTGTGCCTCTACCTTGCTGTCTGGCCGGGTCTTGCCTCGCTCGGGGCATGGTTGCTCGCGCGGCGCGGCGGGACGGTCGCCTTTGCGCTCGCTTTCGGCGCATTCTGGATCGCTGGCGAATGGTTCAAGAGCTGGATGTTCACCGGCTATGCCTGGGGACCCTTCTCGCTCGCCCTGCTTGGCGGTTGGAGCACGCCGGGTGCAGCGGTGGTTCTGCCGTTTACCGGGACCTATGCCCTGTCGGGCATTGCCGCGACCCTGAGTGGGCTGCTGGCATGGATGGTCGCCGGCCGGCGGTGGGCCGTGCTTGGCGGGACACTGGCCGTCCTCACCTTCGCCATGTTCCTGCCAGCCGGGGAGGGGCGGGAGGGCACGCTGCCGCTGACGCTCGTCCAGCCGGATCTGAAGCAGGAGGATATCGACGATCCTTCGAAGTTCGAGGCCCAGTTCCTCACCATCGCCAGCCTCAGCCTGCCGCAGCGCGATGTCGAAAGGCGGCTCGTCCTGTGGCCTGAAAGCGGTGTGCCCGACTACCTGCGCGACGGCTATCCGCAGCGCTATTACGACCGCATGACCGCTGCCGGCGACCCGGCCTTCGCGCGATTCCGCATCGGCCAGGCGATTGGCGAAGGCTCGCTGTTGCTGACTGGCGCGACCGACCTCGAAATCGGCGAGGTCGATGGCTACCGGCGGGCAACCGGCGCCTACAACACCATCACCCCCATCGAGGCGGACGGGACGCTGGGGCCGCGCTACTCCAAGGCGCATCTGGTGCCCTACGGCGAATATCTGCCGATGCGCGAAATCCTCGAGCCGCTTGGCCTTTCGCGGTTGGTGGCCGGCACGATCGACTTCATTCCAGGACCCGGGCCGCAGACCATCGACCTTGGCCCCTATGGCAAGGCAGGCATGCAGATCTGCTACGAAATCGTCTTCAGCGGCGAAGTGGCGGAGCGGGGCAAGCGTCCCGATTACATCTTCAACCCTTCCAACGACGGCTGGTTTGGTAGCTGGGGTCCGCCTCAGCATCTCGCGCAGGCGCGGATGCGCGCGATCGAGGAGGGTCTGCCGGTGTTGCGCTCGACCACGACCGGCATAAGTGCGGTGATCGATGCGCGCGGCGTGGTGCGCGATCACATTGGACGCGCTGAAGCCGACCGTATCGATGGCTATGTCCCTCCCGCAAGTGCGCCGACGCCATTCTCCCGGTTAGGTCACTGGCTCACGCTGATCTGGACGATTGCTCTGCTGGGCGGATCGCTTGTTGCCATGCGCGCCAAGGGGCGTTACCTGTCCCAAGACACATAAAGATTTCTTTATATCCAGATTCCGGGGTCTCAATGCGCGCCAATTACCTGTTCACGTCCGAAAGCGTTTCCGAAGGCCATCCGGACAAGGTTTCCGACCAGATCAGCGATGCCATCGTCGACCTGATGCTGGCAAAGGACGCGGAGTCGCGCGTTGCCTGCGAAACCATGACGACGACGCAGCGCGTCATCCTGTCCGGCGAAATCCGCTGCGCGCCCATGTACGACAAGCACAATCCCGACTGGGCCGACAATGGCGGCTGGGCTCCGGGCGCGAAGGACGAAATCGAACAGGCGGTTCGCCGCACCGTGCGCGAAATCGGCTACGAGCAGGAAGGCTTCCACTGGCAGACGCTCCAGTTCGAGAACCATCTGCACGGCCAGTCGGACCACATCGCACAGGGCGTCGATGCCAGCGGCAACAAGGACGAGGGCGCAGGCGACCAGGGCATCATGTTCGGCTTCGCATGCGACGAGACCCCCGATTTCATGCCCGCCACGCTGGACTACAGCCACAAGATCCTCGAACGGCTCGCTGCCGACCGCAAGAGCGGTGCAGCTCCCTTTCTCGAACCCGATGCGAAGAGCCAGGTCACTCTGCGCTACGAGAACGGCAAGCCGGTTGAATGCACTGCCGTGGTCGTTTCGACCCAGCATGGAAAAGGCTACCACGAGGGCGAAAAGGAAGCCGAGCTCAAGGCCTATGTGAAGGAGGTCGTTTCCGACGTGCTGCCCGATGGCTGGCTGACCGATGCGACCGAATGGCATATCAACCCCACCGGTGCGTTCGAAATCGGGGGTCCCGACGGCGATGCCGGTCTTACAGGCCGCAAGATCATCGTCGATACCTATGGCGGCGCAGCACCGCACGGCGGCGGCGCCTTCAGCGGCAAGGACCCGACCAAGGTCGACCGTTCGGCTGCCTACGTCACCCGCTACCTCGCCAAGAACATCGTGGCGGCAGGACTGGCGAAGCGCTGCACGATCCAGCTGTCCTATGCGATCGGCGTGTCGAAGCCGCTGTCGCTCTATGTCGACACGCACGGTACCAGTGCGGC
This genomic interval carries:
- the prfA gene encoding peptide chain release factor 1, giving the protein MQVPAERLDQIANRFAELEARMASGQLEGDAFVQASRDYAELEPVAKIAAEVKAAREEIDSLEEMLTDPEMKAMAEEELAALRKRLPEAERQLAIAMLPRDNADNKPAMLEIRAGTGGDEAALFAGDLYRMYERYAAEQGWKVEPVSMSASEVGGFKEIVANVTGTGVFAKLKFESGVHRVQRVPETESGGRIHTSAATVAVLPEPDEVDVQIDPGDLKIDVYRASGAGGQHVNTTDSAVRITHLPTNTVVTCQDGRSQHKNREKAMQVLRTRLYDAQREATQGAEAEARKAMVGSGDRSERIRTYNYPQGRVTDHRIGLTLQKLPQIIAGPGLGELVDALIAEDEAKRLAAMND
- a CDS encoding mechanosensitive ion channel family protein, translated to MRALLASLALLAATPAGAILPELSQEGSEAAAPVEAPVQQIDDTIDEGADDRIAERIRGIFAELPAFSEVEVSVRQGVVSLGGTVPRQEDIARAEAIAGRVSGVVTVENDLQRDLSISSQGEGLSSLADRWSGFVAMLPLIALALAVWGVIALVGYIIAGLGVLWHKLAPNNFLAELIASAIRFVFIVGGLVVALDMVGAGALLGAVLGGAGVIGLALGFALRDTIENYVASLMLSLRQPFRANDWVQIDQLEGRVIRLTSRATILMTLDGNHLRIPNSQVFKAVITNFTRNPNRRFEFDLGVDADDDARAARQLGRDTLAALDFVLDDPPAEARIVEVGDSNVVIRFLGWIDQTKTDWWKAQSQAIPAVKDALEEAGFGLPEPIYRLRFDPRSATLPFENRAEGTSEKEQQAAKKVRQVSAAPPEEDVRPVDEIVEMVEQERRQAGGEQDKDLLDRSRPVE
- the metK gene encoding methionine adenosyltransferase gives rise to the protein MRANYLFTSESVSEGHPDKVSDQISDAIVDLMLAKDAESRVACETMTTTQRVILSGEIRCAPMYDKHNPDWADNGGWAPGAKDEIEQAVRRTVREIGYEQEGFHWQTLQFENHLHGQSDHIAQGVDASGNKDEGAGDQGIMFGFACDETPDFMPATLDYSHKILERLAADRKSGAAPFLEPDAKSQVTLRYENGKPVECTAVVVSTQHGKGYHEGEKEAELKAYVKEVVSDVLPDGWLTDATEWHINPTGAFEIGGPDGDAGLTGRKIIVDTYGGAAPHGGGAFSGKDPTKVDRSAAYVTRYLAKNIVAAGLAKRCTIQLSYAIGVSKPLSLYVDTHGTSAAGVTDEKLETAIANIEKLGGLTPRGIRTHLGLNKPIYRQTAAYGHFGRQADGDAFPWERTDLVDELKAALA
- the prmC gene encoding peptide chain release factor N(5)-glutamine methyltransferase — encoded protein: MTETVADAIRTAAERLAATSDTARLDAELLMAHALGLPRSRMLITMMREAPAPAFAGLVERRAAREPVAHITGEQEFFGLPLRVTSETLVPRGDSEVLVEAALELKPDAARVLDLGTGTGALLLAILSHCKAQGVATDRSSGALAVARDNAERLGLSARTRFVERDWTQAGWTDGLGQFDLVLCNPPYVEDDAALEPDVRDYEPASALFAGPEGLDDYRVIIPQLGKLLNPGGVTVLEIGSSQADAVAALARDSGFDVTLRHDLAGRPRALILR
- a CDS encoding DUF4167 domain-containing protein; this translates as MNNNRNNRRRGRGNRNQGGANSANRIDSRARGNAPQLLDKYKKLAQDAQHNGDRVQAEYYLQFADHYFRVIADNKARQEESKGKRDDRSSDDEDDGEDEGDDRRGNRRQRSRRDDDQQGGRGRKQRDGNDDGRDDRDNDIEADEKPKKRRGPKKAPRAVEGEPGVEGEIDVAVLPPAFGSNDDDSDESPAPRRRRRKSEDAESAVG
- the ppa gene encoding inorganic diphosphatase gives rise to the protein MRIDKIPVGDNPPESLNVIIEVPTGGEPVKYEFDKESGALFVDRILHTPMRYPANYGFVPHTLSPDGDPLDALVISRSPFIPGCVVRARPIGVLNLEDEHGGDEKLICVPVDTTFPYYSDVGETKDLPSIIFQQIEHFFTHYKDLEAEKWVRVGAWGDAAEARKIVIEAIERYEAGE
- the lnt gene encoding apolipoprotein N-acyltransferase, whose protein sequence is MDSLTGLLTRYPFRSAFVLGLVAALGFPPLHFWPLALAGMAFFVKLLSERGTARGAFLAGWLFGLAHFTLTNNWIATAFTFQAEMPAWLGWLAVPLLCLYLAVWPGLASLGAWLLARRGGTVAFALAFGAFWIAGEWFKSWMFTGYAWGPFSLALLGGWSTPGAAVVLPFTGTYALSGIAATLSGLLAWMVAGRRWAVLGGTLAVLTFAMFLPAGEGREGTLPLTLVQPDLKQEDIDDPSKFEAQFLTIASLSLPQRDVERRLVLWPESGVPDYLRDGYPQRYYDRMTAAGDPAFARFRIGQAIGEGSLLLTGATDLEIGEVDGYRRATGAYNTITPIEADGTLGPRYSKAHLVPYGEYLPMREILEPLGLSRLVAGTIDFIPGPGPQTIDLGPYGKAGMQICYEIVFSGEVAERGKRPDYIFNPSNDGWFGSWGPPQHLAQARMRAIEEGLPVLRSTTTGISAVIDARGVVRDHIGRAEADRIDGYVPPASAPTPFSRLGHWLTLIWTIALLGGSLVAMRAKGRYLSQDT
- a CDS encoding TldD/PmbA family protein gives rise to the protein MIDTDTALARCQDLVALARKMGADAADAVARADSSESVSVRLGVLEEVERSEGEEIGLRVFVGKRSASIHTSDFAPEGLRALAERAVEMARHAPEDAYAGLAGADALMTGDLPDLDLSDDSEPGPEKLREMALAVEDAARAVEGVTNSNGGGASSGRSLVALVTSEGFARGYSGSGFSLSANVIAGEGSTMQTDYATRSARHLADLPSAAEIGREAGERAVAKVGPGSLPSGPMPVVFDPRIGAGLLGHLAGAMSGPAIARKSSFLLGREDEALFDSAIRIVEDPLRARGLRSRPFDGEGVACTPRNLVEGGRITGWLTNVASARQLGLGLTGHAARSSGGAPGVSLANGHLEAGTVTPAELMAGIADGLYVTGLFGQGVNMVTGDYSRGATGFRIRNGEIAGPVAEITIAGNLLDMFRAMIPANDLEMDRAINVPTIRIDGMTVAGE
- the hisS gene encoding histidine--tRNA ligase yields the protein MSKTPQAIRGTQDIFGPDAEAFAFVVETFERVRKLYRFRRVEMPVFEKTEVFSRAIGETTDVVSKEMYSFDDRGGESLTLRPEFTAGIARAYLSNGWQQHAPLKVATHGPLFRYERPQKGRYRQFHQIDAEILGAAEPQADVELLAMADQIIRELGIEGVTLHLNTLGDGDSREAWRGALVEHFRAVKGELSEDSQERLEKNPLRILDSKDPRDRRFVADAPKIDAYLSEDARAFFDAVTAGLDAAGVKWTRAESLVRGLDYYRHTAFEFIPDEGSEAAGKLGSQSTILGGGRYDGLMESLGGSPTPAVGWAAGIERLAMLVGDKGEPNADVIVVVENDDLIQRAIAAIGKIRAGGHSAELMASGSPRKRFDKAVKAGADKIVAFDLRDGVEHVRIKADDHARSAIEKLLD